In Streptomyces thermolilacinus SPC6, a single genomic region encodes these proteins:
- a CDS encoding arsenate reductase/protein-tyrosine-phosphatase family protein has translation MAWLALGYFASYIPYVMLLKILVHTMSDAVGGPVDGMVVLPAAALGQLAVMPVFLLVSGWWRYALRPPEPGPRPPAPGRPRPPAQGSRPRDPGPRGAASTYRREILAGLSASLIIGTTTLSFTFSGTSVLFVLLLMRGGVLVMSPLMDKARGRHVPRSAWAALAFSLAAVLVAIGGVRDYRLAMPSLLCLCVYLVGYTARFDLMSRVAKAGVAGTDRRYFTVEHATAPVCLVLLLGAGALAGQPGLRTGFTDFLATPTAWAAAGVGVAYEVLFVFGTLIYLDRRAFTWCVPANRCASLMSGLVAAYALHHLAGLPLPTDAELLALVMVVAAVAALSAPALAQRRGPAAHRRRVVFVCGGNTSRSPLAEYIARHEAAGRGGHAPRFTSAGIDVEATARRHRARMSPHARAALRELGVRPGWRHPRYHRARPLTPDLCRGGAVVYCMTGAQREAVLALAPEATARVHCLDPRGDIPNPAGQPADAHLECARRIRQAVRARFPYPPGNGGSDPPGDGGPHPGTAPAG, from the coding sequence ATGGCGTGGCTGGCACTCGGATACTTCGCCTCCTACATCCCGTACGTCATGCTCCTCAAGATCCTCGTCCACACGATGTCCGACGCGGTGGGCGGCCCGGTGGACGGAATGGTCGTCCTTCCGGCGGCCGCCCTCGGGCAGCTCGCAGTGATGCCCGTGTTCCTCCTGGTCAGCGGATGGTGGCGGTACGCGCTGCGACCCCCGGAACCCGGACCGCGGCCTCCGGCACCAGGCCGACCACGGCCTCCCGCGCAAGGTTCGCGGCCCCGCGACCCGGGCCCGCGAGGCGCCGCGTCCACGTACCGGCGGGAAATCCTTGCCGGATTATCGGCGTCGCTCATCATCGGCACGACGACCCTGAGCTTCACCTTCTCCGGTACGTCTGTGCTCTTCGTCCTGCTGCTCATGCGCGGGGGAGTGCTGGTGATGTCCCCACTGATGGACAAGGCGCGGGGCCGGCACGTTCCGCGCTCGGCCTGGGCCGCGCTGGCCTTCAGCCTGGCCGCCGTACTCGTGGCCATAGGCGGGGTACGCGACTACCGCCTGGCGATGCCGTCGCTGCTGTGCCTGTGCGTGTACCTCGTCGGCTACACCGCGCGCTTCGACCTGATGAGCCGCGTCGCCAAGGCGGGCGTGGCCGGTACCGACCGCCGGTACTTCACCGTCGAGCACGCCACCGCCCCGGTCTGCCTGGTGCTGCTGCTCGGCGCCGGGGCCCTGGCGGGGCAGCCGGGACTCCGTACGGGGTTCACCGACTTCCTTGCGACGCCCACCGCCTGGGCGGCGGCGGGGGTGGGCGTGGCGTACGAGGTGCTGTTCGTGTTCGGGACGCTGATCTACCTGGACCGCCGCGCCTTCACCTGGTGCGTGCCCGCGAACCGGTGCGCGAGCCTCATGTCGGGCCTGGTCGCCGCGTACGCCCTGCACCATCTGGCGGGGCTGCCCCTGCCGACGGACGCGGAGCTGCTGGCGCTGGTCATGGTCGTCGCGGCCGTGGCGGCGCTCTCCGCCCCGGCACTCGCCCAGCGGCGCGGGCCAGCCGCCCACCGGCGCCGGGTGGTGTTCGTCTGCGGCGGCAACACCTCCCGCTCACCGCTCGCCGAGTACATCGCCCGCCACGAGGCGGCGGGCAGGGGCGGCCACGCGCCGCGCTTCACCAGTGCCGGGATCGACGTGGAGGCCACCGCGCGGCGGCACCGCGCCCGGATGTCGCCGCACGCGCGGGCCGCGCTCCGCGAACTGGGCGTCCGCCCCGGATGGCGGCACCCCCGCTACCACCGGGCCCGGCCGCTCACCCCGGATCTGTGCCGGGGCGGCGCGGTCGTGTACTGCATGACGGGCGCCCAGCGCGAAGCCGTCCTCGCGCTCGCACCCGAGGCGACGGCACGCGTGCACTGCCTCGATCCGCGCGGCGACATCCCCAACCCGGCGGGGCAGCCCGCCGACGCCCACCTGGAGTGCGCCCGGCGCATCCGGCAGGCCGTACGCGCCCGGTTCCCGTACCCGCCCGGCAACGGCGGCTCCGACCCGCCCGGCGACGGCGGCCCGCACCCCGGCACCGCCCCCGCCGGGTGA
- a CDS encoding DUF6003 family protein yields the protein MTDDAYLFLTDDTATPLGVPPTSLGDLAFLETPAVRAWLDAHGVTVTSPRLRLVPPEETAAIAQDAERLPVPLSDEELSRLRHHGAPESRARVEERLLAYRECADGRDALLGQALAAGVPLERIVELTGEDPATVAAAAR from the coding sequence GTGACCGATGACGCGTACTTGTTCCTGACGGACGACACGGCGACGCCGCTCGGGGTGCCGCCGACCTCCCTGGGCGACCTGGCCTTTCTGGAGACCCCGGCCGTACGGGCGTGGCTCGACGCGCACGGGGTCACCGTGACGTCGCCGCGGCTGCGCCTCGTACCGCCGGAGGAGACGGCGGCCATCGCGCAGGACGCGGAACGGCTGCCGGTCCCGCTGAGCGACGAGGAGCTGAGCCGACTGCGCCACCACGGCGCCCCGGAGTCCCGGGCGCGCGTCGAGGAGCGGCTGCTGGCCTACCGGGAGTGCGCGGACGGACGTGACGCGCTGCTCGGTCAGGCGCTGGCGGCCGGTGTGCCGCTGGAGCGGATCGTGGAGCTCACCGGTGAGGACCCGGCGACCGTGGCGGCCGCCGCCCGGTGA